One genomic window of Macaca mulatta isolate MMU2019108-1 chromosome 8, T2T-MMU8v2.0, whole genome shotgun sequence includes the following:
- the CNOT7 gene encoding CCR4-NOT transcription complex subunit 7 — translation MPAATVDHSQRICEVWACNLDEEMKKIRQVIRKYNYVAMDTEFPGVVARPIGEFRSNADYQYQLLRCNVDLLKIIQLGLTFMNEQGEYPPGTSTWQFNFKFNLTEDMYAQDSIELLTTSGIQFKKHEEEGIETQYFAELLMTSGVVLCEGVKWLSFHSGYDFGYLIKILTNSNLPEEELDFFEILRLFFPVIYDVKYLMKSCKNLKGGLQEVAEQLELERIGPQHQAGSDSLLTGMAFFKMREMFFEDHIDDAKYCGHLYGLGSGSSYVQNGTGNAYEEEANKQS, via the exons ATGCCAGCGGCAACTGTAGATCATAGCCAAAGAATTTGTGAAGTTTGGGCTTGCAACTTGgatgaagagatgaagaaaattcGTCAAGTTATCCGAAAATATAATTACGTTGCTATG GACACCGAGTTTCCAGGTGTGGTTGCAAGACCCATTGGAGAATTCAGGAGCAATGCTGACTATCAATACCAACTATTGCGGTGTAATGTAGACTTATTAAAGATAATTCAGCTAGGACTGACATTTATGAATGAGCAAGGAGAATACCCTCCAGGAACTTCAACTTGgcagtttaattttaaatttaatttgac GGAGGATATGTATGCCCAGGACTCTATAGAGCTACTAACAACATCTGGTATCCAGTTTAAAAAACATGAGGAGGAAGGAATTGAGACCCAGTACTTTGCAGAACTTCTTATGACTTCTGGAGTGGTCCTCTGTGAAGGGGTCAAATGGTTGTCATTTCATAG TGGTTACGACTTTGGCTACTTAATCAAAATCCTAACCAACTCTAACTTGCCTGAAGAAGAACTTGACTTCTTTGAGATCCTTCGATTGTTTTTTCCTGTAATTTATGATGTGAAGTACCTCATGAAGAGCTGCAAAAATCTCAAA ggTGGATTACAGGAGGTGGCAGAACAGTTAGAGCTGGAACGGATAGGACCACAACATCAGGCAGGATCTGATTCATTGCTCACAGGAATGGCCTTTTTCAAAATGAGAGAA ATGTTCTTTGAAGATCATATTGATGATGCCAAATATTGTGGTCATTTGTATGGCCTTGGTTCTGGTTCATCCTATGTACAGAATGGCACAGGGAATGCATATGAAGAGGAAGCCAACAAGCAGTCATGA